In a genomic window of Mercenaria mercenaria strain notata chromosome 19, MADL_Memer_1, whole genome shotgun sequence:
- the LOC123544430 gene encoding multiple epidermal growth factor-like domains protein 11 has translation MARTTAVLLLLLCQFEISSQTCNECERCEGDNACDTDKKCINGCIAGYWGDECRKSCPANCKTCVSDLNCTECHPGYFSVQCAFQCGKGCVSNTCLQSGECTCKSSDFSEGYCNTCSSSNKYGDECNYSCPPNCGGCESQTECRWCKYSAFYGSYCQFMCSIGCVKGTCMKDDGTCHSGCKSGFRGNKCDSCVSGKYGPKCDLDCPSHCISCLSNSNCTECKIGYRGKTCTDICAPGCYGICSIYSGQCMECKQGLYGDICNNTKTCEDGKYGINCSNECKNVDQFCLKCFASESGMYGGCLNCASGHYPIVPNGVNYSLCTSCPGECKDNVCNSTGLCSYGCFLGKWGGTCNSDCESNCLECNQSDGKCIKCRTGTYSEDCSILCSTNCSTTDSERICELHTGVCINGCSLNRKYGNFCEHQCNDRCINQTCNWKTGQCLHGCVENYYGSICDNECASTCKSVKKKRSCNDSTGYCISGCENGFHGNMCERKCSGTCVNETCHQVTAECLYGCIEGYDGLQCTQATTRVQQECITTGELIGIVFGSVLIGLLIGGALTVVFIIWKRRNTKPRGESNQQTVDNYDNNIPVTYEDLKERDERTYSQITSNKQLSPQAAEYVNC, from the exons ATGGCAAGAACAACAGCAGTACTTTTACTTTTATTATGTCAGTTTG AAATCTCCTCTCAGACATGTAATGAATGTGAACGCTGTGAAGGAGATAACGCCTGTGATACAGACAAGAAATGTATCAATGGATGTATAGCAGGTTATTGGGGTGATGAATGTAGAAAATCGTGTCCAGCAAATTGTAAGACCTGTGTAAGTGATTTGAATTGTACAGAATGTCATCCTGGATATTTTAGTGTCCAGTGTGCATTTCAATGTGGGAAAGGATGTGTCAGCAATACTTGCTTACAATCGGGAGAATGTACCTGTAAATCAAGTGACTTTAGTGAAGGTTATTGTAACACATGTTCAAGTTCAAATAAGTATGGCGATGAATGTAACTACTCTTGCCCTCCAAACTGCGGTGGCTGTGAATCACAAACAGAATGTAGATGGTGCAAATATTCTGCATTTTACGGTTCTTACTGTCAGTTTATGTGTTCCATAGGATGCGTCAAAGGAACGTGTATGAAGGATGATGGTACTTGTCATAGTGGATGCAAATCTGGCTTTAGAGGAAATAAATGTGATTCCTGTGTGTCAGGAAAATACGGACCAAAGTGTGATTTAGATTGTCCAAGTCATTGTATATCTTGTTTATCAAACTCAAACTGCACAGAATGTAAAATAGGCTATCGTGGTAAAACCTGTACAGATATCTGCGCACCAGGTTGTTACGGAATATGTTCGATTTACAGTGGTCAATGTATGGAATGTAAACAGGGATTATATGGAGATATCTGCAACAACACAAAAACATGTGAAGATGGAAAGTATGGAATTAACTGTTCAAATGAATGCAAAAATGTAGACCAGTTTTGTTTAAAGTGCTTTGCAAGTGAATCAGGAATGTATGGGGGCTGTTTAAATTGCGCTAGTGGTCACTATCCAATTGTTCCCAATGGCGTTAATTACAGTTTATGTACATCATGTCCAGGCGAGTGCAAAGACAATGTATGTAATTCAACCGGGCTTTGTTCATACGGGTGTTTTCTTGGCAAATGGGGAGGTACATGCAATTCTGACTGTGAATCGAACTGTTTAGAATGCAATCAGAGTGACGGGAAATGTATCAAATGTAGAACCGGAACGTATTCAGAGGATTGCTCAATATTATGTAGCACAAACTGCAGTACAACTGACAGTGAACGAATATGCGAATTGCACACTGGCGTATGCATCAATGGATGCagtttaaatagaaaatatggaaactttTGCGAGCACCAATGTAATGACAGATGCATCAATCAAACATGCAACTGGAAAACGGGCCAATGCTTACATGGATGTGTGGAAAATTATTACGGCTCTATTTGTGACAATGAATGCGCTTCTACATGTAAATCAGTGAAAAAGAAACGTTCATGCAACGATTCCACTGGATATTGTATTTCTGGATGCGAAAATGGTTTCCATGGCAATATGTGCGAACGCAAATGCAGTGGTACTTGTGTAAATGAAACATGCCATCAAGTCACGGCGGAATGTTTGTATGGCTGCATTGAGGGTTACGATGGGCTGCAATGTACACAAG cAACGACGCGAGTTCAGCAAGAATGTATTACCACTGGTGAACTGATAGGGATAGTATTTGGATCAGTGCTGATTGGTTTACTTATTGGAGGGGCGTTAACAGTAGTCTTCATTATATGGAAACGAAG GAACACCAAACCAAGAGGCGAAAGCAATCAACAGACAG TTGACAATTATGACAATAATATCCCAGTGACATATGAAGATTTAAAAGAACGTGATGAGAGGACATACAGTCAGATAACTTCAAACAAACAGTTGTCTCCTCAAGCGGCTGAATATGTGAATTGTTGA